The genomic interval CCAAACAGTAGTCAACAACATTATCTGCTATCTTTATgagagtatttaaaaaaaaaaaaaaaaaaaaaaaaaaaaaaggatgcttGCTTATCGCCAGAGAGGAAGACCAAAGTAACGCTTCAGCAACAAACCcagaagagagagaggatgATGGAGAACATGGCGGATAAATCCCTGATGTTAAGCTGTGCTGTAGtaaacatgtctgtttttgcTGAGGTGGCTGAGTCTGGATCCTGATGGCGTCTGGAAATGGCTAAAAGTCAGGCTTTTGTTTCGCCTGCGATGGGCTGCCTGGTGGTGcggcaagaagaagaagaagaagaagagtggaGTATGTACAGTATGTGAGGTCAGCGGAAGTCCGCTTCACAACACCATCCCTCCGCCCATGATCTCCATCCTCTGTCcaggacaaacaaaaacaaaatattatggTGTCAGTAGAGATGTTAATATCTGTTTTGGTCcagacactgaaaaacattcTAATTCAGGTATTAGTGACAATGTGCCAGACCCataaatacagatttatttactctaattctatgctttattatttatttcacattatagttagaattcctaattgaaCTTTCTCAACCATTTGGAAgatttgctgcagtttattttttaaatgtctgaccAACCTAACGTGTTTATCAGTTTCagtatattaattattttacaatggctgAACAAATGAAattcttgttgttttcacatgtttgaccaagcttgtgatgCTATTGGTGGATTTAAgtgatcaaataaaattataattcggtatatttatgtttatgtttaaaagaagaaaaagaaaagtcagttCAGCGCCGTTTTCCTTTATCAGctgatactaaacctcagatattggtatggaaaatgaaaaaaaatcagcccTATTTAACACATGCTAGGCATCATGGTTCATCCTAAACGCTTAACGAGGTCCTACTACCTttaccaaaaagaaagaaagaaagaaagaaaaaaaagagtcgAAGTGGGTGTTTCCACGCACAATTGAAGGTGTTAGAAAAACTTGTCTAACGCATTATTAGCATAGCAAAGAGAAGAACAAGTTATACTTGTAGTTCTGTCAAATGTAACTACAAACCCAAGTTGAGAGTCACTGACAAAGACCACATTAAAACCTGCTGCGTGATTCAGAGCTGCAGCGGGACAACAGGGCTAAACGGACGCCTCACGATGAAACCGGTTTCATCCAAACCTGATGATGAAACCGGTTTCATCCACACCTGATGATGAAACCGGTTTCATCCACACCTGATGATGAAACCGGTTTCATCCACACCTGATGATGAAACCGGTTTCATCCACACCTGATGATGAAACCAGTTTCATCCACACCTGATGATGAAACCGGTTTCATCCACACCTGATGATGAAACCGGTTTCATCCACACCTGATGATGAAACCGGTTTCATCCACACCTGATGATGAAACCGGTTTCATCCAAACCTGATGATGAAACCGGTTTCATCCACACCTGATGCTTTCAGAAACCAGTGCAGCAGGGCCTTTTCACAGGCCTCCACTTTGAAAAAGCTCAGTAACCTGTAATCAGAGTAGAGTAATGCAGAGCAGGTTTGATTTGTCTTTAAGTCGCAGCTTTCACTTCTACATTAGTCTGAAATCACCAAACTGAGTTTAAAACGACCTCTGGTCAATGATTTGATCAAATGCTTGTGCTGCCCTCTGACAGAATAACACCCTGGTTGGAGAGCTATATTGACtataacaaaaaaactaaacaccaCAACTCtcctgtatttatatttttgcaatttatgACATGGTACAAATGCTATTACATTAAATATGACTTTCTCCAAATATGagtttattcttattatttcaagtttattctCGTATGACTATTCTTGtaatgtgactttattctcatagaACGCTATTTCTGTAATATTACTTATCTCTTAATTGaaggactttattttttttattttttctcagtatGGTCCTACTACTCTGTCATTCATGTAACATTTATGGCTCTAATGAGTTATTAAGTTGGACTGACGGCAAAATTGGCATTTTGGACAGTAAATATTGCAGCCCTTTGTATAAATGACACCATATTAggaattatgagaataaaaccCAGCTTGACTCATTCTGGAACAAACGCCGCGTCATCATTTATTATTATGACACGCCAACACTTGTATCATCTGAAAGGCTTCTTTTGGTGAGCGTCTACGGTCgtcaccagtgtgtgtgtgtgtgtgtgtgtgtgacgttACCTGCGGCGGCTCGATGAAAGCCAGCCAATCGGACGAGTGTGTCGGAAGCAACCCCATTGACTGACACTTATAAATGGCCAACGCCGCTCCTAGAAGGTTACCGATCAGGTAGACGAGCCCCTGTAGCCACTGCTGACTGGAGCTCTCCAACAGCTTGAAGGCTGAGCGACCAGGACGACACGGTCAGTGAGTCAGAAACGAACACGGATTGGGAGTGGAACTGGCGGACAATGTCAATACTGAACACTCACTTGCTGACATCGACATGAGAGCCTGTATGGGCCTCCAGGCCATCATGCAGACCATCATGATGGGGAAGATGGAGATGGTGTTGCCAGACATGTACATGATGAACAGGTTCATGGGAATCTGCTTCAGGGGCCCGAGGGCCACGTCCCAGCAGCGCTGCAGCacaaaacaagaagagaaagagagagagagtcaaGTTTGGGGCAAAAACGGCAAATCTGTCAAATAAACTCCTTTCACGCGTAGCAGAATGGTCGGTTATGGAATAACAGAcagaacattttaacatgttaaaatgctCGAGGAAACACACATGGAGACTGTTTGAGCAATGCTAACCACGCTACCTTCTCCACCAGGTTCTTGTCGGTCTCCTGGATGCTGGTGTCGGGAACGGGCTTCTCTGAGTAGCCGATGGGGTAAACGACATCGCCCTGACCGCCTTGTCGGTCACCGCGGCTCCTGCAAGCGCCAACAACAGTCCAGCTCTGAATCAAACCGTTTCTGCAACATTCAGATTAGTGCTAATGTATGGAGACTGGTAGTTTCTGACCAACTAGTGAAGGATCCATCTTGGTTTAATTATATTCCAAACAACTTTAAAGGATGGCCTCCAGTGCCCAGATGAAGacttgttatttatttgaaagtggaCAAAATGGCAAAGTAGGAATTGCTTAGTGCTGAAGAGAAAATGCGGGTTTATCGCATCTGATTCGGTTCTCTTGAtgtacaaaaacatattttgacatCAGAGCTTTATGGCCAAATTCCGTCTCTTATAAAGCTTTAACTTACTGATACTGAAAAGGCTGTTACAGGATTATGCAGGTTTTATCaacttaaatttaagactttttaagaccattctgaataaaatttaagacctatatAATGACAAAGATGTACAAAGAAATGCAGGAGACCAGAACTTAaaaattctctgtttttttttgtggcactCTAGCTAACTAGAGAGCCATAATTGCAAATGAACCATATGCTGGCTGCTAATGGCTTGTTTGTCTGCTTGCTAGCTAGTAAGTAATCAAGTATTAGCATCTTGTTACCGGTAGCATTAAATGCTTTGAGTCACATAAAGCCTCAAACTTCTGCCTGATAGAAAagttcagtgaaaaaaaaaacctacacaGAATCTATAAGATTGAATAGTTctgccacaacaaaatttaagacctgcgattaatgtattcatttttaacaaatttaagaaattttaaggctttaattttagataaatgaaGCTATGACTTTTTGAAGGCACTAAAATTTCCAAATCTAATAGGTCccataaaatatgttgaaataataaataagaaaatgttcgGTCATCCTGTTATCCGCTGGATGTTTGACTTACTCTGtctcaaacaaaccaaatgcGCTAAAGACATATCTTGACATGTCATACAATCTAatacgtcttttttttttttttttaaatacctgtCAGGGCTGATCAAGCTGAAAATTGTTGTGGCCAACAGTGGTGCGTGTTTAGGTGGCATTCTCTGTAACTTTTTTGCTTCGGTATAAATAGATTCCAGGctaacaaatcaaataaagacCTGAATAATCCAGTGGTCTGTTTTGGTGGGAAGTAACAGaactaaaaacaactttctgaaTAAAACTGTAGAAAGTATGGAACGGTGAAGGAATAAAATGCCCATAAGTCCAAGATGTAAAAATTGTGTTAAAGTTATAGTATGAAtctttttctcttgcttttttttttcttctgaactCACTATCAGAAAACAAGCACATTGCTCCCTCTACAGGCCTGGAGTGAAAAGACCGTAAATGAGAGATTCCAGAAGCTGAAATGTGAAGGACCCTACACACAGTATAAGgacttcaagaaaaaaaaacaattgctatttgcatttttaaagaaaaaaagtgttaaatggTTATTTCATTTTGAACCATAAATAGTTTCACGTGCTTGCTACAGTTTAAAACACAGTACTCCAGCTGACATAAATGGTATGTAAACATAGGCAGGGTGATAGTCTACCTTGTGTTTCCCACACTGAGCTCAAGGGCCCACTTCATCCTTCGGGCTCCGCTGCCTCCTCTTgtggacaaagctcctcctccttgAGGAGACGCCATGACAACAAACTTCACCGCTGGTCCTCGGAGACAGTGTGCACCTGCACGCAGCTAGACAAATACATGGTGATAttcattacatgtttttttcttctctttttaaggatcttgaaaaggaaaatattaagaaagtaaacaataaagaaactgTATTTTACTGCAGCTGATAATTTACAAGGGCCTTACGAGAAtattacttcattttttttcctcatgttgccatgtcacaaccacaaattttagCAGATTTTATTAGGATTCTTCAAACCTTGAACATGATACCTCTTGATaaattcaaagtccagacctttCAATTGACAATATGTGCCAAGACATGAACActttcccttcttcttcttcaccacTATACACTACTCTGTGTTGgtatacactgaagtttgtggttgtaacatacAAAAAGCTCCAGgggtgtgtgaatacttttgtaaatcACATTCCCAAAATGACtgaacaatataaatataacacactgacaacagcaaaaatatttaactgtcaGGGACAGAAACCTTCCTGGAACAGTGGATCCTAATAAACTCACAACAGTATGAAATCGGATCtggtagaggtacatctaaaacagaaataaagtcagatttaaCCACTAATCGACGATTACATCATTTTTTGTGCAATATACAATAAATAGCATAACGAAGTCCATTTCCAGAAGCtcaaatttgaataatttgcaCTTCCAATACCTTTTTATTTGTCACAGATGCCATTTTTGCTAATTTGACAGAAActaagatttttgtttaacaacGGGCGAATTTAATAAAGCAATAGCTTTGATCAACGCTTTCTAACACAGACACGTGGATAATAAGGCGGAATAAGACAGGACATTAGCACGTATTGATAGCAATACGTGCTAATCTCCAACGGAGATTTGGATTAGGTATTACAGATATTAGTTGGTTTAAGTTGTTCCAGTAAACACAGCGGCAGCCCCGCAGTTAGAAGTAGCAGCTCGAGGCAGCGCAGGCAGGGTGTCGCTGTCAGCTAACGTCGAACAGCTAAAGCCACGCGCACTGTTGGAGGTTAGCTTACCTTACAAATACATCTAAACCAGTGTTGCTGCCGTTCGAAGTGgggtttttcagaaaaacaaacgaCACTGGCCCGTAAGGAGAGCCGAAGAACAACTTGTTCCGCCGACACTCGCTGATTCCTAGGCCCTCAATGATGGCGCAGTTACGCTCTTGAGACGTAGGTGCACGTAGACGTCGCACAGCCAGTAGTTGGTACGTTAGCATCGCCGCCATATTGGGGAGGACGCTTCCGCCACATTTACTTACCTACACAGGGATTTTGCgttataaaagttttaattattctaaaatattgtaattttgttaTGTCTCACGCAtcctattttgtgtttttccatcttttgaattgaattataaCTTCAGATAGGGTCCAAAGCTATGCAATATACATActcaaattttttctttttgacaaattAAGCATTTTGGAGAATTTATGCCATAGACCAAAATAAACTAGGACACAATGGTGATGTAAAAGGTAATTTACATATGAATTGTTCTTGAGTTACCTTGGTGAATGTACTACTTAAATAGCCTTACAATTTAGGGGAATGATGACATCTTTATAGATTAGCGTTAAGCCATTTTCAGATGACAAACTAAACAGTGCTCTGTGAGATATTCAGATATGTctggatattgtttttttttttaaacccggCAACAACAAATACAACCGAAAACAGATCAAATCTGGGGCTTTTATCATATCAAACATTACCCACAGTGATATGCTGCAACATCTAAACGCCACCTGAAgaataaaagttaaacatgtATGTGCATCTTAGCTGTCAGTTCagaataattatattatatacAGACGTACTGACAATCAAATAAAGCAGCGCAAACCGTATTGAGTATACATGAGTCACATATAAGAGGCACAGTGGTTCTGTACAGTGTATGCACATTGAGACACAGATATAAGGTCTGAGTGATGAAAGGCTCAGCTTCTTCATGTTTGTTCAAGACAAAGCCCCCcacacccccccaaaaaacatatAACTCcaataataaagataaatcaATGCTGTGTAAGGTCGGTTGTTTTTGCTACATGATATCTTGTGAgtgcatttgtttctttttttccccttttcagtgtgtttttcttctcttcttctctcttcacTGGTTTTCTTCATATCACTTGTAGAGGCTGAGCTCTGGGCTGTGGTACAGGCACATGTAGGAGTCGCAGAGCAGCCTCCGGGCCGACTCCCTCAAAGACGAGGCGTCCACCCTGCTCAGCTCCTCCTCCGACAGGCCCAGGTAGCGGCCCACCTCGGGACACCCCCTCACCTGGGGGATGTTGAAGCCGTTCTCGCCGCCTGGGCGAGCAAGAGAACAAACCAATGTGAGGCTTCCGTGTTTGACACAGGAGAAGTGATTCGTGCTGCCCTCCCGCTCACCTTCTCGGTCCGCCATGCTGTCGAAGAACAACCAGTCGGAGGCCTGGGGTCCGTGCTTGACGAAGCTGACGTAGTGGCTGGTTTCGATGCACGTCACCGCGAAGAGAGACATCCGCTGGCGGGTGTGATGCAGAGGGCCCGACCACGGCCCCTGAGGAACGGCGATCTTGACCGGGTTGTGCGACGCGCGGTTCCTGTGACTGTGAACCTAGaagaaaaaatgaacagaatcaATACcgttcttgattttttttttttatcattactattttgacacattttccaGGTGATGAAGGGATACCTGCGTGTTGCACGTCTGGCAGTATTGCTTAAGATGTCCGGGAGTGATGTCCAAGTCTTCGTAGCACTGCACACACTCCCACTCGGCTACAGCCTGGCAGATACTGCACTGCCTGAGAGCTACAGACACAGGCACACGCAGCAAGAGATATattcataaatgaaataaaaactgcaaacgACAAAACATGATATTAGACACAAATGACAAGGAATAAAATCTTACTGTCGTCCAGCAAATCTGTGATATCCAGACTGAGGCTGGGCAAGATGGcgtcaaacattttgaagtcCTTCCCAAACCGGGGCATTAGCAGAAGTAGACAGGAGGGAGCCTGGTGGGGCAAGGAATATAAATACAAGTTTTTGTAAGATGCTCAGGCTCAGACTTCGTCTGATCAATGTTTTAGTGTTCATAAAAATCCCTATGCTGCGGTCGAACTAAAATACTCATGTCTTGATTCTCTAGTTCATTCACATTTTTGACGTAAACTTAAAGTTCAACAATGTTGGAGTCAACATGGACCAAGAAAAATATTAACGCAACACTTTACAGCAATATGAAGATTGCGTGTTACCTCTGTTTAAAGTAgctaaaagaaagaagaacttTTATAATTCTTGGGTAGTACAATTAAAATCCAGCCCCTTGTTCTCCTATTGGCTTCGTCCAGATGGTTTGGGCTTtcggctattgagaaacgattgcttccAGGAGGAGTGGCCTCTGTTGAGGTATTCAAATTTACCCAATCGGTAACGTTTGTCCATGAGTTCGGTGCTATGAAGCTTATCGGAAACTGCTTGCACtataaacaaccatcctccaccgCGAAGAGAGAAGTGCCAACCTGAACGCGGCTGCTgctaatgttaattcaatatttggaagcgtggccgACACAGTCTGAACGtcttccttcacttcctctgctgccacgGTTAAAACTACAGACGGACTACGCAAAAAATCTACGTCAATGTGcacaacttcttcttcttcttcttctgataGGCCTGGTCAAAAACAGACCGGAGACAATCCAAGTGAAAGGCAGAAAGCCTAAACTGTGCTGTaagcaagatttattttttattttttggtagaTTAGttgcacaggaaggcaatggccatGGCACCAGCTGGATGATGAAATCCCGAGCTTTACCTCGGCAAACTTGAGGCCGCCGTGCAGGAAGGAGGACTCCAGCAAGGACTGAACGCTGGCGACCCTCATGGACGCGGGCGAGGACATGGGGATGGGCGAGTCGACGGGGGACACGGGCGACGGGGGGAGTGTTGGTGGAAAGAGTTGGTAGAGATGGCACTTCTGAGCCTGCTGAGTCACTGatctgaaacaaagaaaaagggagGAGGACAGGTGTGATTTTTAGCTGCGGCACGTGGAAAAAGTACTTTCCTCTGGGGTTACTGAAGTcataaacaggatttttttttgggagggttTTGTCAATGAAAGcaaagttttaaagttaaaaagtacATTCTGTAGCTTCTCTTGCTGCGACGAATGCAGAAAATGACTTATAGTGCAGCAAAAACAACTCAGATTTTCATTCACTTAGGAGATTTCTGCACTTGTGTCTCTGATGTCGTGTGAACTAAACTAGCCGTAGGTCTCGGTTGTGCTGTGCTCTTG from Gambusia affinis linkage group LG18, SWU_Gaff_1.0, whole genome shotgun sequence carries:
- the emc4 gene encoding ER membrane protein complex subunit 4, translating into MASPQGGGALSTRGGSGARRMKWALELSVGNTRSRGDRQGGQGDVVYPIGYSEKPVPDTSIQETDKNLVEKRCWDVALGPLKQIPMNLFIMYMSGNTISIFPIMMVCMMAWRPIQALMSMSATFKLLESSSQQWLQGLVYLIGNLLGAALAIYKCQSMGLLPTHSSDWLAFIEPPQRMEIMGGGMVL